In one Sphingomonas hankookensis genomic region, the following are encoded:
- a CDS encoding LacI family DNA-binding transcriptional regulator codes for MDKPSRRSGGSVTIQDVARTAGVSAMTVSRVVNGGANVRQSTREAVLAAIEQLNYSPNSAARSLAAGEAAQIGLLYANPSMAYLSHFLIGALEGARKVGCHLVLEPCDGDGPEAQAEGARRFASTPVQGVILPPPLSDAPLVQDELDAAGTPSVAVAVGMAQPGRSSVRIDDFAAAKAMTGHLLGLGHRRIGFVRGNPNNGASAERWRGFVAAIEGAGLQVADMPVEQGLFTYRSGIDAAEGLIDREDRPTAIFASNDDMAAAAISVAHRRGLHVPQDVSIVGFDDTSLATTTWPEITTIRQPIAAMAEAAVEMLLTQVRERRAGNDVGEDEDRVLEHELVVRQSCGPVPE; via the coding sequence ATGGATAAACCCAGTCGCCGCAGCGGGGGCAGCGTCACGATCCAGGATGTCGCGCGCACCGCCGGCGTATCGGCGATGACGGTGTCGCGAGTCGTGAACGGCGGCGCCAATGTCCGCCAGTCGACCCGCGAGGCGGTGCTGGCGGCGATCGAGCAGCTCAACTATTCGCCGAACAGCGCGGCGCGCAGCCTGGCGGCGGGGGAGGCGGCGCAGATCGGTTTGCTCTATGCCAACCCGTCGATGGCCTATCTGTCGCATTTCCTGATCGGCGCGCTGGAAGGTGCGCGCAAGGTCGGCTGCCATCTGGTGCTGGAGCCGTGCGATGGCGACGGTCCGGAAGCACAGGCGGAAGGCGCGCGGCGGTTCGCGTCGACGCCGGTGCAGGGCGTGATCCTGCCGCCGCCGCTGTCGGATGCCCCGCTGGTGCAGGACGAACTGGACGCGGCGGGCACGCCTTCGGTCGCGGTCGCGGTCGGCATGGCGCAACCAGGCCGCTCGTCGGTTCGCATCGATGATTTCGCGGCGGCCAAGGCGATGACCGGGCATCTTCTGGGTCTGGGCCATCGCCGGATCGGTTTCGTGCGCGGCAATCCGAACAACGGCGCGAGTGCGGAGCGGTGGCGGGGGTTCGTCGCGGCGATCGAGGGCGCCGGTCTGCAGGTCGCGGACATGCCGGTCGAACAGGGGCTGTTCACCTATCGGTCGGGCATCGATGCGGCCGAAGGACTGATCGACCGGGAGGATCGACCGACCGCGATCTTCGCCAGCAACGACGACATGGCGGCGGCGGCGATCAGCGTCGCGCATCGCCGCGGGCTGCACGTGCCGCAGGATGTCAGCATCGTCGGGTTCGACGACACCTCGCTCGCCACCACCACTTGGCCCGAGATCACCACCATCCGCCAGCCGATCGCGGCGATGGCGGAGGCGGCGGTCGAGATGCTGCTGACCCAGGTGCGCGAACGGCGGGCGGGCAACGATGTCGGCGAGGACGAGGACCGGGTGTTGGAGCATGAACTGGTCGTGCGGCAGTCGTGCGGGCCGGTGCCGGAATGA
- a CDS encoding sugar porter family MFS transporter — translation MTEASGERVNIALVIAIVAVATIGGLLFGYDSGAVNGTQEGLKSAFGLSEAGLGFTVGSLLIGCFVGAFLAGKLADAMGRRKVMMLAAILFLVGALVQGFSHVQLLFVVARFMGGMAVGAASVLSPAYISEVAPANIRGRMTTIQQIMIITGLTAAFVVNYYLAAAAGASTEIWWGGYEAWRWMYWMQAIPAAVFLVALLFIPESPRYLVQKGRLDEARIVLTRLFGPAAAAVKIRDIEASFSKDHRPQLRDIMDPVKGGIRPIVWAGFVLAVFQQLVGINVIFYYGATLWQLAGFTEDQSLQINILSGVVSIAACFVTIALVDRIGRKPLLLIGSAGMAVTLWALVYCFHNGTLDAAGKLQLSAELGTLALWAANLYVVFFNVSWGPIMWVMLGEMFPNQMRGSALAICGFAQWFANYLIAQSFPVMAAGLGLTITYSFYGICAVISFFLVQKFIHETKGKELEDMQG, via the coding sequence ATGACAGAGGCGAGCGGGGAGCGCGTGAACATCGCGCTTGTCATCGCCATCGTCGCGGTGGCGACGATTGGCGGTTTGCTGTTCGGATATGACAGCGGTGCGGTGAACGGGACGCAGGAGGGGCTGAAGAGCGCCTTCGGGTTGAGCGAGGCGGGGCTGGGCTTCACGGTCGGCTCGCTGCTGATCGGTTGTTTCGTCGGTGCGTTTCTGGCGGGCAAGCTGGCCGACGCGATGGGCCGCCGCAAGGTGATGATGCTCGCCGCGATCCTGTTCCTCGTCGGCGCGCTGGTCCAGGGGTTCAGCCATGTCCAGCTGCTGTTCGTCGTCGCGCGCTTCATGGGCGGCATGGCGGTCGGCGCGGCATCGGTGCTGTCGCCCGCCTATATTTCCGAAGTTGCCCCCGCCAATATTCGCGGGCGGATGACGACGATCCAGCAGATCATGATCATCACCGGCCTGACCGCCGCGTTCGTCGTGAACTATTATCTGGCCGCCGCCGCGGGCGCCTCGACCGAAATCTGGTGGGGCGGCTATGAGGCGTGGCGCTGGATGTACTGGATGCAGGCGATCCCGGCGGCAGTGTTCCTGGTCGCGTTGCTCTTCATCCCGGAAAGCCCGCGCTATCTGGTGCAGAAGGGGCGTCTCGACGAAGCGCGCATCGTGCTGACCCGGCTGTTCGGGCCGGCAGCCGCGGCGGTGAAGATCCGCGATATCGAGGCGTCGTTCAGCAAGGATCACCGTCCGCAGCTTCGCGACATCATGGACCCGGTGAAGGGCGGCATCCGCCCGATCGTCTGGGCCGGCTTCGTGCTGGCGGTGTTCCAGCAGCTCGTCGGCATCAACGTCATCTTCTATTATGGCGCGACCCTGTGGCAGCTGGCCGGCTTTACCGAAGACCAGTCGTTGCAGATCAACATCCTGTCGGGTGTCGTGTCGATCGCGGCCTGTTTCGTGACGATCGCGCTGGTCGACCGGATCGGGCGCAAGCCGTTGCTGCTGATCGGTTCGGCGGGCATGGCGGTGACGCTGTGGGCGCTGGTCTATTGCTTCCACAACGGCACGCTCGACGCGGCGGGTAAACTTCAGCTGTCGGCGGAACTCGGCACGCTCGCGCTATGGGCGGCGAACCTCTACGTCGTGTTCTTCAACGTCAGCTGGGGCCCGATCATGTGGGTCATGCTGGGCGAGATGTTCCCGAACCAGATGCGCGGATCGGCGCTGGCGATCTGCGGCTTTGCCCAGTGGTTCGCCAACTATCTGATCGCGCAGAGTTTTCCGGTGATGGCCGCCGGCCTGGGTCTGACGATCACCTACAGCTTCTACGGCATCTGCGCCGTCATCAGCTTCTTCCTCGTCCAGAAGTTCATTCATGAGACGAAGGGCAAGGAGCTGGAGGACATGCAGGGCTGA
- a CDS encoding IlvD/Edd family dehydratase — translation MMTRTPARPFRSREWFAAPGRLDMAALYLERFMNYGITPRELTSGRPIIGIAQSGSDLTPCNRIHLETVKRVKAGIEAAGGIPMEFPTHPIFENCRRPTAAIDRNLAYLGLVEILNGYPIDAVVLTTGCDKTTPSAIMAASTVDIPAIVLSGGPMLDGWHDGDLVGSGTVIWRSRRKLAAGEITEEEFLEAATASAPSAGHCNTMGTASTMNAIAEGLGMSLPGCAAIPAPYRERGQIAYETGKRIVEMAYDDLRPSKILTRQSFLNAIALITAIGGSSNAHPHLHAMARHADIELKPSDWMEFGYDLPLLVDVQPAGRFLGERFHRAGGVPAVLSELIAAGKVDGNVATVTGRTLGENVANRFATDREVIRAYDQPLKEQAGFLVLSGNLFDVAIMKTSVIGPDFRARYLSRPGHEGCFEGRAIVFDGSDDYHHRIDDPALDIDENCILVIRGAGVIGWPGSAEVTNMQPPAALLQRGIQSLPTIGDGRQSGTSDSPSILNASPESAVGGGLAWLCTGDTIRIDLNHGRCDMLVDDAEIARRKGEGIPPVPASQTPWEEIYREKVGQLGEGGVLDLALKYRRTSETTPRHNH, via the coding sequence ATGATGACCCGTACCCCCGCCCGTCCGTTCCGATCGCGCGAATGGTTCGCCGCGCCCGGCCGTCTCGACATGGCCGCGCTGTATCTTGAACGGTTCATGAACTACGGTATCACGCCCAGGGAACTGACCAGCGGGCGGCCGATCATCGGCATCGCCCAGTCGGGATCGGACCTGACGCCGTGCAACCGCATCCACCTGGAAACGGTCAAGCGGGTGAAGGCGGGGATCGAGGCGGCGGGGGGGATTCCGATGGAATTTCCGACCCATCCGATCTTCGAGAATTGCCGCCGGCCGACCGCGGCGATCGACCGCAATCTCGCCTATCTCGGGCTCGTCGAGATTTTGAACGGCTATCCGATCGATGCGGTCGTGCTGACCACCGGGTGCGACAAGACCACGCCGTCGGCGATCATGGCGGCGTCGACGGTCGACATTCCGGCGATCGTGCTGTCGGGCGGGCCGATGCTCGACGGGTGGCATGACGGCGATCTGGTCGGGTCGGGCACGGTGATCTGGCGCTCACGGCGCAAGCTCGCGGCGGGCGAGATCACTGAGGAAGAGTTTCTGGAGGCGGCGACCGCGTCGGCGCCGTCGGCCGGCCATTGCAACACCATGGGTACGGCATCGACGATGAACGCCATCGCCGAAGGGCTGGGCATGTCGCTGCCCGGCTGCGCGGCGATCCCGGCGCCCTATCGCGAGCGGGGGCAGATCGCGTACGAGACGGGCAAGCGTATCGTCGAGATGGCCTATGACGATTTGCGTCCGTCGAAGATTTTGACGCGGCAGTCGTTCCTGAACGCGATCGCGCTCATCACCGCGATCGGCGGATCGTCGAACGCGCATCCGCATCTGCACGCGATGGCGCGCCATGCCGATATCGAGCTCAAGCCGTCCGACTGGATGGAGTTTGGCTATGACCTGCCGCTGCTGGTCGATGTGCAGCCGGCGGGGCGGTTCCTGGGTGAGCGCTTCCACCGCGCCGGTGGCGTGCCGGCGGTACTGTCCGAACTGATCGCGGCGGGGAAGGTCGACGGCAATGTCGCGACGGTTACCGGCAGGACGCTGGGTGAGAATGTCGCCAACCGCTTTGCTACCGATCGCGAGGTCATCCGGGCGTACGACCAGCCGCTCAAAGAACAGGCGGGCTTCCTGGTGCTGTCGGGCAATCTGTTCGACGTGGCGATCATGAAGACCAGCGTGATCGGTCCCGATTTCCGGGCGCGCTACCTGTCGCGGCCGGGCCATGAGGGCTGTTTCGAAGGGCGGGCGATCGTGTTCGACGGGTCGGACGATTATCACCACCGGATCGACGATCCGGCGCTCGATATCGACGAGAACTGCATTCTCGTCATTCGCGGCGCGGGGGTGATCGGCTGGCCGGGATCGGCCGAGGTCACCAACATGCAGCCGCCCGCCGCCTTGCTGCAACGGGGTATCCAGAGCCTGCCGACGATCGGCGACGGGCGGCAGTCGGGGACGTCGGACAGCCCGTCGATCCTGAACGCCTCGCCCGAAAGTGCGGTCGGCGGTGGCCTCGCTTGGCTGTGTACCGGCGACACGATCCGCATCGACCTGAACCATGGCCGCTGCGACATGTTGGTCGACGATGCCGAGATCGCACGGCGCAAGGGCGAGGGCATCCCGCCGGTGCCGGCCAGTCAGACGCCTTGGGAAGAAATCTACCGCGAGAAGGTCGGGCAACTGGGCGAAGGTGGTGTGCTCGACCTTGCGCTGAAATATCGTCGGACGTCGGAAACGACGCCGCGCCACAATCACTGA
- a CDS encoding fumarylacetoacetate hydrolase family protein: MKSEHAARMLPADHDQALLVGRMQLADGPTPVVVKGGKVIDVSAHAATVADLLECSDIASLDGPVVCDTAALADPAGEHPPILSPIDLQCVKAAGVTFAVSALERVIEERARGDADAAQGIRGDLEARIGGGIRSVKPGSSEAAELKAALIDAGMWSQYLEVAIGPDAEVFTKAPVLSTIGWGGEVGIRSDSSWNNPEPEIVVVATSDGKIVGATLGNDVNLRDFEGRSALLLGKAKDNNASTGIGPFIRLFDGTFTMDTVRDAVVDLRIDGPEGYVLTGTSTMREISRDPEDLVRQALSEHQYPDGFVLFLGTLFAPVQDRDEPGRGFTHKPGDVVRISTTSLGELVNTVTTSKVAEPWRFGIRDLMRNLARRGLIAA; the protein is encoded by the coding sequence ATGAAAAGCGAACATGCCGCGCGGATGCTGCCGGCCGATCATGACCAGGCGCTGCTGGTCGGGCGGATGCAGCTGGCCGACGGCCCGACGCCGGTGGTGGTGAAGGGCGGCAAGGTTATCGACGTATCGGCGCATGCCGCGACCGTCGCCGACCTGTTGGAGTGCAGCGATATCGCGTCGCTTGACGGTCCGGTGGTGTGTGACACCGCCGCGCTGGCGGATCCGGCGGGCGAGCATCCGCCGATCCTGTCGCCGATCGACCTGCAATGCGTGAAGGCGGCGGGCGTCACGTTCGCGGTTTCGGCGCTGGAGCGGGTGATCGAGGAGCGCGCGCGTGGCGATGCCGATGCGGCGCAGGGTATTCGCGGCGATCTGGAAGCGCGCATCGGCGGGGGCATTCGCTCGGTGAAGCCGGGGTCGAGCGAGGCCGCCGAGCTGAAGGCCGCGCTGATCGACGCGGGCATGTGGTCGCAATATCTGGAGGTCGCGATCGGCCCCGATGCGGAGGTGTTCACCAAGGCACCGGTGCTTTCGACCATCGGCTGGGGTGGTGAAGTCGGCATCCGGTCGGACTCGTCGTGGAACAACCCCGAACCGGAAATCGTCGTCGTCGCCACCAGCGACGGCAAGATCGTCGGCGCGACACTCGGTAACGACGTCAACCTGCGCGACTTCGAAGGACGCTCGGCGCTGCTGCTCGGCAAGGCGAAGGATAACAACGCCTCGACCGGCATCGGACCGTTCATCCGCCTGTTCGACGGCACCTTCACCATGGACACCGTCCGCGACGCGGTGGTCGACCTGCGCATCGATGGACCGGAGGGTTATGTCCTGACCGGCACCAGCACGATGCGCGAGATCAGCCGCGATCCGGAGGATCTGGTGCGGCAGGCGCTGTCGGAGCACCAGTATCCCGACGGCTTCGTCCTGTTCCTCGGCACGCTGTTCGCGCCGGTACAGGATCGTGACGAACCGGGCCGGGGCTTCACCCATAAGCCGGGCGACGTGGTGCGGATCAGCACCACGTCGCTGGGCGAGCTGGTCAACACCGTCACCACGTCGAAGGTGGCCGAGCCGTGGCGGTTCGGCATCCGCGACCTGATGCGCAACCTTGCGCGCCGCGGCCTGATCGCCGCCTGA
- a CDS encoding SDR family NAD(P)-dependent oxidoreductase codes for MSPDDFAYPIAPEARASYPSLAGKRVLITGGGSGIGAGVVEGFVRQGAHVTFFDIAEEDSRKLIEELADVGPTPMFQRVDLTDIASLKAAIADAIAQGGEFDVLVNNAASDDRHSIEQVDEAYWDNRMGVNLRHLFFAAQAVIPGMKARGKGVIVNMGSISWHLALEELTLYQTAKAAIEGLTRSFARELGGDGIRSVCVIPGNVRTPRQLKWYTPEGEAEIVKAQCLNGRLVAGDIAAMILFLASDDARLVTGHSFFVDAGWR; via the coding sequence ATGTCGCCTGACGATTTCGCCTACCCGATCGCGCCCGAAGCCCGTGCTTCCTATCCGTCACTCGCCGGCAAGCGCGTGCTCATCACCGGCGGCGGGTCGGGGATCGGTGCGGGCGTGGTCGAAGGGTTCGTGCGACAGGGCGCGCACGTCACCTTCTTCGACATTGCCGAAGAGGATTCGCGCAAGCTGATCGAGGAACTGGCAGACGTCGGTCCGACCCCCATGTTCCAGCGGGTCGACCTGACCGATATCGCTTCGCTCAAGGCCGCGATAGCCGATGCGATCGCGCAGGGCGGTGAGTTCGACGTGCTCGTCAACAACGCCGCCAGCGACGACCGCCATTCGATCGAGCAGGTCGACGAAGCCTATTGGGACAACCGGATGGGCGTGAATTTGCGCCACCTGTTCTTCGCCGCGCAGGCGGTGATCCCGGGCATGAAGGCCAGGGGCAAAGGCGTGATCGTCAACATGGGGTCGATCAGCTGGCATTTGGCGCTCGAGGAGCTGACCCTGTACCAGACCGCCAAGGCGGCGATCGAAGGGCTTACCCGCAGCTTCGCACGCGAACTGGGCGGCGACGGCATCCGTTCGGTCTGTGTCATCCCGGGCAATGTTCGCACCCCGCGGCAGTTGAAATGGTACACGCCGGAGGGCGAGGCGGAGATCGTGAAGGCGCAGTGCCTGAACGGTCGGCTGGTCGCCGGCGACATCGCGGCGATGATCCTGTTCCTTGCCTCCGACGATGCGCGGCTGGTAACCGGGCACAGCTTTTTCGTGGATGCAGGGTGGCGCTAG
- a CDS encoding SMP-30/gluconolactonase/LRE family protein: protein MTKVQKSEPVSVWDLAAPLLEGPIWVDRDQALWFGCIKTPRVHRYDPASGERRSWAAPGQCGFVLPSADGKFIAGLQTGLHRFDPVTGGFELLVDPEPNLPGNRLNDATVDSSGRLWFGTMDDGESAATGTIYRLGADGRAVASAPPVAITNGPAVSPDGRTLYHVDTLGGHVYACTIADDGSLTDRRLFVSIPNDEGYPDGPAVDAEGCVWIGLYTGWGIRRYSPKGELLETLRMPVDAITKVAFGGPDRRTVFATTANKHHDAEQAAAQPLAGNLFQFEVDVPGVAGTEISVGV, encoded by the coding sequence ATGACCAAGGTACAGAAATCCGAACCGGTCAGCGTCTGGGACCTGGCGGCACCGTTGCTGGAGGGACCGATCTGGGTCGATCGGGACCAGGCACTTTGGTTCGGCTGTATCAAGACGCCGCGCGTCCATCGCTACGATCCGGCGAGCGGTGAGCGGCGCAGCTGGGCAGCACCCGGCCAGTGCGGTTTCGTGCTTCCATCGGCGGACGGCAAGTTCATCGCGGGCCTCCAGACCGGGCTGCATCGCTTCGATCCGGTCACGGGCGGGTTCGAACTGCTGGTCGATCCCGAACCCAATCTGCCGGGCAACCGGCTGAACGATGCGACGGTGGATTCGTCGGGGCGGCTGTGGTTCGGGACGATGGATGATGGCGAAAGTGCCGCGACCGGGACCATCTATCGCCTAGGCGCAGACGGGCGGGCGGTCGCGTCGGCGCCGCCGGTCGCGATCACCAACGGCCCGGCGGTCAGCCCGGACGGGCGGACGCTGTATCATGTCGATACGCTGGGCGGGCATGTCTATGCCTGCACCATTGCCGACGACGGGTCGCTGACCGATCGGCGGCTGTTCGTGTCGATCCCGAACGACGAAGGTTATCCCGATGGCCCGGCGGTAGACGCCGAAGGTTGCGTCTGGATCGGCCTGTACACCGGCTGGGGCATCCGCCGCTATTCACCGAAGGGCGAGTTGCTGGAGACGTTGCGGATGCCGGTCGATGCAATCACGAAGGTTGCGTTCGGCGGGCCGGACCGGCGGACGGTGTTCGCAACCACCGCGAACAAGCATCACGACGCCGAACAGGCGGCGGCGCAGCCGCTGGCGGGGAATTTGTTCCAGTTCGAAGTCGATGTGCCGGGCGTGGCGGGGACGGAGATTTCGGTCGGGGTTTGA
- a CDS encoding LacI family DNA-binding transcriptional regulator, translating to MAAGDKPTSFDIAALAGVSQPTVSRALRGDRTVSAATRLRIEAIAAQLNYKVDKNASALRRGSTSTLALLFFEDPAPDGSRINPFFLSMLGSILHTCGARGYDLLTSFQQLSADWHVDYEDSRKADGLILLGYGDFDDYSRRLDQLVAQGTHFVRWGSADPAHPGTVIGCDNLGGGRDAGQHLIDRGRRSIAFLGDASSHYPESRDRYRGLTAALQASGLPVDPGLQVDALSSEASGYDAASRLLARGIAFDGIFAASDMIALGAMRALAEAGLSVPGDVAIIGFDDIPAASLAQPPLTTIRQDYARAGELLVDMLIRRINRRETAPALLPPELVVRKSS from the coding sequence ATGGCGGCGGGCGACAAGCCGACCTCGTTCGACATCGCGGCACTGGCCGGCGTGTCGCAACCGACGGTCAGCCGTGCCCTGCGCGGCGACCGGACGGTGAGCGCCGCCACCCGCCTCCGGATCGAGGCGATCGCCGCCCAGCTGAACTACAAGGTCGACAAGAACGCCTCCGCGCTCCGCCGAGGCAGCACCTCGACCCTGGCGCTGCTGTTCTTCGAAGACCCCGCACCCGACGGATCGCGGATCAACCCGTTCTTCCTGTCGATGCTGGGGTCGATCCTCCACACCTGCGGCGCGCGCGGCTACGACCTGCTGACCTCGTTCCAGCAGCTCTCCGCCGACTGGCATGTCGATTATGAGGACAGCCGCAAGGCCGACGGGCTCATCCTGCTCGGCTATGGCGATTTCGACGATTATTCGCGCCGCCTTGATCAGCTGGTCGCGCAGGGGACGCATTTCGTGCGCTGGGGATCGGCCGATCCGGCGCATCCCGGCACCGTCATCGGCTGTGACAATCTCGGCGGCGGGCGCGATGCCGGCCAGCATCTGATCGACCGGGGTCGGCGCAGCATCGCCTTTCTCGGCGATGCATCGAGCCACTATCCGGAGTCCCGCGACCGCTATCGGGGGCTCACCGCCGCGTTGCAGGCGTCGGGCCTGCCGGTCGATCCGGGATTGCAGGTCGATGCGCTGTCGAGCGAGGCATCGGGCTATGACGCCGCCAGCCGCTTGCTCGCCCGCGGGATCGCGTTCGACGGCATCTTTGCCGCATCGGACATGATTGCGCTGGGCGCGATGCGGGCGCTGGCCGAAGCGGGGCTCAGCGTGCCGGGCGATGTCGCCATCATCGGCTTCGACGACATCCCCGCCGCCTCGCTCGCCCAACCGCCGCTGACGACGATCCGACAGGATTATGCGCGCGCCGGCGAATTGCTGGTCGACATGCTGATCCGCCGCATCAACCGCCGCGAAACCGCGCCGGCGCTACTCCCGCCCGAACTGGTAGTGCGCAAGTCGAGCTGA